In a genomic window of Phyllostomus discolor isolate MPI-MPIP mPhyDis1 chromosome 5, mPhyDis1.pri.v3, whole genome shotgun sequence:
- the ADO gene encoding 2-aminoethanethiol dioxygenase: protein MPRDNMASLIQRIARQACLTFRGSGGGRSASDRGAVPGPEAPLPQGFPENLSKLKSLLTQVRAEDLNIAPRKATLQPLPPNLPPVTYMHIYETDGFSLGVFLLKSGTSIPLHDHPGMHGMLKVLYGTLRISCMDKLEAGGGQRQRAPPPEQQFEPPLQPRERDAIRLGVLRSRAEYTEASGPCVLTPHRDNLHQIDAVDGPAAFLDILAPPYDPDDGRDCHYYRVLEPVRAKEPSGSTCDLPREVWLLETPQADDFWCEGEPYPGPKVAP from the coding sequence ATGCCCCGAGACAACATGGCCTCCCTGATCCAACGGATCGCCCGTCAGGCGTGCCTCACCTTCCGAGGCAGCGGGGGCGGCCGCAGCGCTTCCGACCGCGGAGCGGTGCCCGGCCCCGAGGCGCCGTTGCCGCAGGGCTTCCCGGAGAACCTTAGCAAGCTGAAGAGCCTGCTGACTCAGGTCCGCGCTGAGGACCTAAATATCGCCCCGCGCAAGGCCACGCTGCAGCCTCTGCCGCCCAACCTGCCACCCGTTACCTACATGCACATCTACGAGACGGACGGCTTCAGCCTCGGCGTATTCCTGCTCAAGAGCGGCACGTCCATCCCACTGCACGACCACCCTGGCATGCATGGCATGCTCAAGGTGCTCTACGGCACCCTCCGTATCAGCTGCATGGACAAGTTGGAGGCAGGTGGCGGGCAACGGCAGCGGGCCCCCCCACCAGAGCAGCAGTTCGaacctcctctgcagccccgggAGCGGGACGCCATTCGGCTGGGCGTGCTGCGCTCGCGGGCGGAGTACACCGAGGCCAGCGGCCCCTGCGTCCTTACACCGCACCGGGACAACTTGCACCAGATCGACGCTGTAGACGGGCCCGCTgccttcctggacatcctggccCCGCCCTACGACCCCGATGACGGCCGAGACTGCCACTATTACCGGGTGCTGGAACCTGTCAGGGCAAAGGAGCCCTCCGGATCGACCTGTGACCTGCCCCGAGAGGTGTGGCTCCTGGAGACCCCGCAGGCTGATGACTTCTGGTGCGAGGGAGAACCCTATCCAGGTCCCAAGGTCGCCCCTTGA